In a single window of the Pseudodesulfovibrio profundus genome:
- a CDS encoding NFACT RNA binding domain-containing protein: MAMWFRKRLRNRKVLDWHLDWPNLRLALHLSPRNHPPCDDYLIFDIRNGMEFVEELDSDFDKQPEWPTLEEAIEDSEIWREYPHLSPPLRKALSSLPEEDAHLFYLSIASGTSTNFHLCKTAQGWQSPTVWGCHGDGELFNSALDASNAFGERTLFTMMEMEEEKPTQTLLKRARKKVNRNLARLDQEEERLKRLAAEKIKAEAMQAELYRFKNEEGLEEVTVEHPKHGVMTVPLNPYLSPTENMELYFKKADKADRGFPHVRRRRKELEAELERLTNGTLPDNHQPAPEKEQVTGPPSLPKRYKGLAVSLFKSSDGFTIVRGKNKKANHDIISKAASPFDYWFHIADGPSSHVILRRDHPGHEVPDATLEEAAILCALKSYRKEDGKADVMYALVKDVRKVKGFAHGQVVVDQKLGTIRVDIDPDLEQKLS; the protein is encoded by the coding sequence ATGGCCATGTGGTTTCGCAAGCGACTTCGCAACAGAAAGGTGCTTGACTGGCATCTGGACTGGCCCAATTTACGGCTGGCACTGCATCTTTCACCTCGCAACCACCCTCCGTGTGACGACTATCTCATTTTCGACATCCGCAATGGAATGGAATTTGTTGAAGAACTGGATTCAGACTTCGACAAACAACCGGAATGGCCCACACTGGAAGAAGCGATCGAGGATTCCGAAATTTGGCGGGAATACCCACACCTTTCTCCTCCGCTCAGGAAAGCGCTCTCATCTCTCCCGGAAGAAGACGCTCATCTTTTTTACCTGAGCATTGCCAGCGGCACTTCCACTAATTTCCATCTATGCAAAACCGCTCAAGGCTGGCAGTCCCCCACAGTATGGGGCTGTCACGGTGACGGAGAGCTGTTCAATTCAGCTTTGGACGCCTCCAACGCTTTTGGTGAACGCACTCTCTTCACCATGATGGAGATGGAAGAGGAAAAGCCCACGCAAACACTCCTGAAACGCGCCCGCAAGAAGGTTAATCGAAACCTGGCTCGCCTCGACCAGGAGGAAGAGCGCCTTAAACGGTTAGCGGCGGAAAAAATCAAGGCTGAAGCCATGCAGGCGGAGCTATATCGATTCAAAAACGAGGAAGGACTGGAAGAGGTAACTGTTGAGCACCCGAAACACGGTGTGATGACCGTTCCACTCAATCCCTACCTGTCGCCGACGGAAAACATGGAGCTGTATTTCAAGAAAGCCGACAAGGCTGACCGTGGTTTCCCTCATGTACGCCGAAGGAGAAAAGAGCTGGAGGCTGAACTGGAACGTTTGACCAACGGCACACTGCCGGACAACCACCAACCTGCCCCGGAGAAGGAACAGGTTACCGGCCCACCGTCACTGCCCAAGCGGTACAAAGGGCTTGCCGTATCGCTATTCAAATCGAGTGACGGATTCACCATCGTGCGCGGGAAAAATAAAAAAGCCAATCACGACATCATCAGCAAGGCAGCCAGTCCGTTTGACTACTGGTTTCATATTGCTGATGGACCTAGCTCACACGTTATTCTTCGCAGGGACCACCCAGGACATGAAGTACCCGATGCCACACTTGAGGAAGCTGCAATTCTTTGCGCGCTGAAAAGCTACCGTAAGGAAGACGGCAAAGCTGACGTCATGTATGCTCTGGTCAAGGATGTGCGAAAGGTAAAAGGCTTTGCCCACGGCCAGGTCGTGGTTGATCAAAAGCTTGGGACAATTCGCGTGGATATCGACCCAGACCTAGAGCAAAAACTTAGCTAG
- the pssA gene encoding CDP-diacylglycerol--serine O-phosphatidyltransferase yields MATPNKLPRHKSVYLLPNMLTTASLFIGFLGLTWAIKGDYASCALCILSSCIFDGLDGKVARLTGTTSEFGVQLDSLADLVAFGVVPATMTYLWMLDGFGRLGLMAAFLFIACGALRLARFNVEAATSSKKHFVGLPIPAAACTLATLVLFMEYVPEQYVETVLPIGTLVLVYMLSFFMVSTVRFYSFKEFSAFKAHPFSWMVTAILVFSLVASRPKVLGFIIFLGYILSGPIYTIFLLSRRGKRLLRDSSSEELG; encoded by the coding sequence ATGGCGACACCAAATAAACTGCCGCGACACAAGAGCGTATACCTTCTGCCTAACATGCTGACTACTGCCAGCTTGTTCATTGGCTTTTTGGGGCTCACGTGGGCGATCAAGGGTGACTATGCGTCCTGCGCATTGTGTATCCTTTCAAGCTGCATCTTTGATGGCTTGGACGGCAAGGTGGCTCGCCTGACCGGTACGACTAGTGAGTTTGGTGTCCAACTGGACTCACTTGCTGACCTTGTCGCTTTCGGCGTTGTTCCAGCAACCATGACCTACTTGTGGATGCTGGACGGCTTCGGACGCCTCGGATTGATGGCTGCATTCCTCTTCATTGCATGCGGAGCCCTGCGTTTGGCTCGCTTCAATGTCGAAGCTGCCACCAGTTCCAAAAAACATTTTGTCGGGCTTCCCATTCCAGCGGCAGCCTGCACCCTGGCTACATTGGTCCTTTTCATGGAGTACGTTCCTGAGCAGTACGTAGAAACCGTATTGCCTATTGGTACGCTTGTACTCGTCTATATGCTTTCCTTCTTCATGGTTAGCACCGTCCGCTTTTATTCCTTCAAGGAATTCAGCGCCTTCAAGGCCCATCCCTTCAGCTGGATGGTTACTGCGATTTTGGTCTTTTCTCTCGTCGCATCCCGCCCGAAGGTTCTGGGCTTCATCATTTTCCTGGGCTACATTCTTTCCGGCCCGATCTACACCATTTTCCTACTATCCCGCCGTGGCAAGCGACTACTAAGGGATAGCTCCAGCGAAGAGCTAGGTTAG
- a CDS encoding metal-dependent hydrolase, whose protein sequence is MDPITHLSSGLMGALAARPYFPKSRYFIPLCLLASWIPDGDIFFGNGDPEFSLLHHRGITTSFFGGAILAFAMAWLIKRAMPTTSFGRSFVLSYFLICTHIWLDLITTYGTQILAPFSNHRFALDGAFIIDPLFTGIALLIIVGALIYKKSRSRIALLGMLWFFLYPLTNMGISAHLATKYAERLNQQGIPYEHVHVTPDALAPKYWKVVTTTGHMYMQDTIVLFGDKGNIQPERYRRADEGMLKTLGEQDSMFRTYAWFAKWPHMTQKTTPEGKEITFGDLRFQSTNPVLKRIFQDRQPPFTLTAYLDEDGVLTGWKFIKGASSIGETTER, encoded by the coding sequence ATGGACCCGATTACACATCTCTCATCCGGCTTAATGGGCGCCCTTGCCGCTCGCCCCTACTTCCCTAAATCCAGGTATTTCATACCTCTTTGTCTTCTTGCATCCTGGATTCCCGATGGGGATATCTTCTTTGGGAACGGCGACCCCGAGTTCTCCTTGTTACACCACAGAGGCATTACGACATCCTTTTTCGGAGGCGCGATCCTCGCTTTTGCCATGGCTTGGCTCATCAAACGCGCGATGCCAACAACCAGTTTTGGCCGGTCTTTTGTGTTATCATACTTTCTCATATGCACCCATATCTGGCTCGACCTGATCACCACGTACGGCACTCAAATTCTCGCACCATTCTCCAATCATCGATTTGCTCTGGATGGAGCGTTCATCATCGACCCTCTTTTTACGGGAATTGCATTACTTATTATAGTTGGTGCTCTCATTTATAAAAAGTCTCGCTCGCGAATAGCCTTGCTGGGGATGCTTTGGTTCTTCCTGTATCCTTTGACCAACATGGGGATTAGTGCGCATTTGGCAACGAAATACGCAGAGCGCCTCAATCAGCAAGGTATTCCGTACGAACATGTCCATGTCACTCCCGATGCACTCGCACCCAAGTACTGGAAGGTCGTCACCACCACCGGCCATATGTATATGCAAGACACCATTGTGCTCTTTGGAGACAAGGGGAATATCCAGCCGGAGCGGTACCGCCGAGCCGATGAGGGAATGTTGAAGACACTGGGCGAGCAGGATTCAATGTTCAGGACATATGCGTGGTTTGCCAAATGGCCGCACATGACCCAAAAGACCACGCCTGAAGGGAAGGAAATCACCTTTGGCGACCTTCGGTTTCAATCTACGAACCCTGTTTTAAAGAGGATATTCCAAGACAGACAGCCCCCGTTCACACTGACGGCCTATCTGGATGAAGATGGAGTTCTTACCGGCTGGAAGTTCATCAAGGGAGCCAGTTCTATCGGCGAAACCACGGAACGCTAA
- a CDS encoding GIY-YIG nuclease family protein codes for MSKWFVYLLRCADDTLYCGITNDLKRRLTQHNTGKASKYTRPRRPVSIETYTEVSTKSAALKLEIQVKKRKKNEKVFFLDSFKKPTTS; via the coding sequence ATGTCCAAATGGTTTGTTTACCTACTTCGTTGTGCCGATGACACGTTATATTGCGGTATAACTAATGATCTTAAACGCCGACTGACTCAACACAATACAGGGAAGGCGTCCAAATACACTCGTCCCCGACGCCCTGTCAGCATCGAAACATACACCGAAGTGAGTACGAAAAGCGCTGCTCTCAAATTGGAGATACAGGTCAAAAAACGCAAGAAAAATGAAAAGGTCTTTTTTCTTGATTCATTTAAAAAACCAACAACATCATGA
- a CDS encoding 3-isopropylmalate dehydratase small subunit — MKVSGTAHKVGDHIDTDAIIPARFLVTTDAEELGANCMEGLEEGWVKRVKANDVMVGGENFGCGSSREHAPISILGAGIPVVIAKSFARIFYRNGFNMGLVLLEIGDDIDKFSDKDEIEVDTETGLIKNLSTGASVQAAPVPPFMQEILNAGGLVDYAKKKLA; from the coding sequence ATGAAAGTTTCTGGAACAGCACATAAAGTAGGCGATCACATCGATACCGATGCCATCATTCCTGCCCGCTTCTTGGTTACGACCGATGCTGAAGAGCTTGGTGCCAACTGCATGGAAGGGCTGGAAGAAGGTTGGGTCAAGCGGGTAAAGGCTAATGACGTTATGGTTGGCGGCGAAAACTTTGGCTGCGGCTCTTCTCGTGAGCACGCTCCCATTTCCATCCTTGGGGCCGGAATCCCGGTCGTCATCGCCAAGTCGTTTGCGCGAATCTTTTATCGCAACGGTTTCAACATGGGCCTGGTGCTTCTTGAGATTGGCGATGACATCGACAAGTTCAGCGATAAGGATGAGATTGAAGTTGATACAGAGACCGGTCTCATCAAGAATCTGAGCACCGGAGCCTCTGTTCAGGCTGCACCTGTACCTCCGTTCATGCAGGAAATCCTGAATGCTGGCGGTCTGGTGGATTACGCCAAAAAGAAACTCGCTTAG
- a CDS encoding VgrG-related protein, with amino-acid sequence MSLGSINDYHAIAAKLSDQSGKGGDNSVRNAGLKKAFDMQMQMTRNLFGEGSVERGEGSSLGGFDTSFINDAMMMEALTTITRLMRSESGALARPVANKAQPSNSLPSVQPPVVEKSAVESNKFLGGLSAQFESGTSGIATIGYDRVGGTSYGKYQIASRPGTMDRFLNYLDANAPDVAERLREAGPANTGSKEGQMPTVWRQLAEGIPERFERLQHDFIESETYDPARRMIMQKTGLDFEKAPNALQEVLWSTSVQHGPTGAARIFEKVIDRFVGGLESGDFNAQLIEGVYDVRKGQFGSSTKRVQEAVANRFDSEKTIAMNMLGSGLSRIV; translated from the coding sequence GAAGAAAGCCTTCGACATGCAAATGCAGATGACGCGCAATCTTTTTGGAGAAGGGTCAGTAGAGCGAGGGGAGGGGAGTTCTCTTGGCGGATTTGACACCTCATTCATTAATGATGCGATGATGATGGAGGCGCTGACTACTATCACTCGATTGATGCGTTCAGAATCCGGCGCTCTTGCACGCCCTGTTGCTAACAAAGCACAGCCTTCTAATTCTCTGCCATCTGTTCAACCACCTGTTGTTGAGAAGTCAGCGGTTGAATCAAACAAGTTTCTCGGCGGACTGTCTGCTCAGTTTGAGTCTGGAACCAGCGGCATTGCTACCATAGGCTATGACAGGGTTGGCGGAACATCCTATGGAAAGTATCAGATTGCTTCCCGGCCCGGGACCATGGACCGTTTCCTGAATTACCTCGATGCCAATGCGCCGGATGTAGCCGAGCGGTTGCGAGAAGCAGGACCTGCCAATACTGGCTCGAAAGAAGGTCAAATGCCTACGGTGTGGCGCCAGTTGGCAGAGGGAATTCCTGAGCGATTCGAGCGTTTACAGCACGATTTTATTGAATCAGAGACCTATGATCCGGCAAGACGGATGATTATGCAAAAGACGGGACTTGATTTCGAGAAAGCCCCGAATGCTCTTCAGGAAGTACTCTGGTCGACATCCGTGCAGCACGGGCCTACAGGAGCTGCTCGAATTTTCGAGAAGGTCATTGATCGATTTGTTGGTGGTCTCGAAAGCGGAGATTTCAATGCGCAATTGATCGAAGGGGTCTACGATGTCCGTAAAGGGCAGTTCGGTTCATCCACCAAGCGGGTTCAGGAAGCTGTTGCCAACAGATTTGATTCTGAGAAAACGATCGCCATGAACATGTTGGGATCTGGGCTGAGCCGGATCGTATAA
- the dksA gene encoding RNA polymerase-binding protein DksA, whose product MDAKDLQFFKDMLNGMLDDTLRKSEATIEDMTESGEVYADPADRATAESDRAFTLRLRDRERKLVKKIQKAVDRIDDGDFGICQECGDDISIPRLKARPMTTLCINCKSKQEEDEAVRGD is encoded by the coding sequence ATGGACGCTAAAGACCTTCAGTTCTTCAAAGACATGCTCAACGGTATGCTGGATGACACGCTGCGCAAGAGCGAAGCAACCATCGAGGACATGACCGAATCTGGTGAGGTTTACGCCGATCCGGCTGATCGAGCTACTGCAGAATCAGACCGCGCCTTCACTTTGCGTCTCCGTGATCGTGAACGTAAGCTCGTCAAGAAGATTCAGAAAGCTGTCGATCGCATTGATGATGGTGATTTTGGTATTTGCCAGGAGTGCGGAGATGATATCTCTATCCCGCGTCTCAAGGCTCGTCCCATGACCACCTTGTGCATCAACTGCAAGAGCAAACAGGAAGAAGACGAAGCAGTTCGCGGCGACTAA
- a CDS encoding 2-isopropylmalate synthase, translating to MADRVYVFDTTLRDGEQSPGATMNLDEKIRMARQLETLGVDVIEAGFPIASQGDFEAVQAIARAVESVQVAGLCRAVTGDIDRCWEAIKEARNPRIHTFLATSDIHMKYKLGKEPEQVVEMIDKAVRHAKSYTQNVEFSAEDASRSDWDFLVRVTETAIEAGATVVNIPDTVGYTQPFEYYDMIKYLMDNVRNIDDAIISVHCHNDLGSAVANSLAAIKAGARQVECTVLGIGERAGNAALEDLVMAINTRKELYDVETNVVTEQLYPSCRRLSQIIGMPIPPNKAIVGANAFAHESGIHQDGVIKNRLTYEIMTPDSIGRTSNDIVIGKHSGSHAVKNKAEELGYVLDPDQVKTLFQAVKDLADRKEQVFDEDVEALILESVYRRRDKFRLIDMSVFCGTGDVPAHAATVMEFGEEGEDVEVRKNSSFGEGSIDAVFQSIYSLVGVAPKLEVYSVNAVTEGSDALAGVAVRIEHDGVKAVGRANDGDVVKASALAMINALNRLEKTKEEK from the coding sequence ATGGCTGATAGAGTGTATGTTTTTGATACCACGTTGCGTGATGGTGAACAGTCTCCTGGTGCAACCATGAACCTGGATGAGAAAATCCGGATGGCCCGCCAGTTGGAAACCCTTGGTGTTGATGTGATCGAGGCTGGATTTCCCATTGCCAGTCAAGGGGATTTCGAGGCTGTTCAGGCGATTGCACGGGCTGTGGAATCGGTGCAGGTGGCAGGTTTGTGCCGTGCCGTTACCGGTGACATCGACCGTTGCTGGGAGGCCATCAAAGAGGCTCGTAACCCCAGAATTCACACGTTCCTGGCTACCAGCGACATTCATATGAAATATAAACTGGGTAAGGAGCCTGAGCAGGTGGTCGAGATGATCGACAAAGCCGTTCGACATGCTAAATCCTACACCCAGAATGTAGAGTTCTCGGCTGAGGATGCCTCACGTTCGGATTGGGATTTCCTCGTCAGGGTGACAGAGACCGCAATTGAAGCGGGAGCAACGGTTGTTAACATCCCTGACACTGTCGGCTACACCCAGCCCTTCGAATACTACGATATGATCAAGTACCTGATGGATAATGTACGCAACATTGATGATGCGATCATATCCGTTCATTGTCATAATGATCTTGGGTCAGCGGTAGCCAACAGTCTCGCCGCCATCAAGGCCGGTGCTCGTCAGGTGGAATGCACCGTGTTGGGAATTGGTGAGCGTGCAGGTAATGCTGCACTGGAAGATCTCGTCATGGCCATCAATACGCGCAAGGAACTCTATGACGTTGAGACCAATGTCGTAACCGAGCAATTGTATCCTTCCTGCCGTCGTCTGTCGCAAATTATCGGCATGCCGATTCCGCCTAACAAGGCTATTGTCGGCGCCAATGCGTTCGCCCATGAATCCGGTATTCATCAGGATGGTGTGATCAAGAATCGTTTGACCTACGAAATCATGACGCCTGATTCAATCGGAAGGACTTCCAATGATATCGTCATTGGAAAGCATTCCGGTTCGCATGCGGTCAAGAATAAGGCCGAAGAGTTGGGTTACGTGCTTGATCCTGATCAGGTCAAAACATTGTTCCAGGCTGTTAAGGACTTGGCCGATCGCAAGGAGCAGGTCTTTGATGAGGATGTGGAAGCACTTATTTTGGAGAGTGTCTATCGTCGTCGCGACAAGTTCCGTTTGATCGACATGTCTGTTTTCTGCGGTACAGGGGATGTTCCTGCCCATGCAGCGACTGTCATGGAGTTTGGAGAGGAAGGCGAGGATGTTGAGGTGAGGAAGAACAGCTCCTTTGGTGAAGGTTCCATTGACGCTGTATTCCAGTCCATTTATTCATTGGTGGGAGTCGCTCCCAAATTGGAAGTTTACTCGGTTAATGCGGTCACTGAAGGTTCCGACGCCCTGGCCGGTGTCGCTGTTCGCATTGAGCACGATGGAGTGAAGGCTGTGGGCCGAGCCAACGATGGTGACGTGGTGAAAGCAAGCGCGTTGGCCATGATTAACGCATTGAACCGTTTGGAAAAAACGAAAGAGGAGAAGTAA
- the leuB gene encoding 3-isopropylmalate dehydrogenase codes for MKICVLPGDGIGQEIVAQALRVLKKVGEKYGRTFETTEALIGGCAIDAEGVPLPADTIAKCKDADAVLLGAVGGPKWDTIDPAIRPEKGLLGIRKELGLFANLRPATLFKQLADACYLRPDIVAKGLDVMVVRELTGGIYFGEPRFDGEKDGERFGYNTMTYYEHEIRRIARVAFEAARKRSGRVCSVDKANVLDVSRVWREIVIDEHKNYQDVELSHMYVDNAAMQLVRDPSQFDVVVTGNLFGDILSDEAAAITGSIGMLPSASLGESNPGLYEPIHGSAPDIAGQDKANPLATILSVSMMLRHSFDMTEEADCIESAVEKTLEQGYRTGDIWQEGGKSVGCVEMTDAVLANM; via the coding sequence ATGAAAATATGTGTTTTGCCTGGTGATGGCATAGGTCAGGAGATTGTGGCGCAAGCCTTGCGAGTATTGAAGAAGGTGGGCGAGAAATACGGACGCACCTTTGAAACAACAGAAGCGCTCATTGGCGGCTGTGCCATTGATGCCGAAGGTGTGCCGCTTCCTGCTGATACCATTGCCAAGTGCAAGGATGCTGACGCCGTGCTGCTGGGAGCCGTTGGTGGCCCTAAATGGGACACCATTGATCCTGCTATTCGTCCTGAAAAAGGGTTGCTTGGTATTCGTAAAGAGTTGGGCCTGTTTGCCAACTTGCGCCCGGCCACCTTGTTCAAGCAGCTTGCCGATGCCTGCTATCTTCGCCCTGACATCGTTGCCAAGGGCCTGGATGTCATGGTCGTGCGTGAACTGACTGGTGGCATCTATTTTGGTGAGCCTCGATTCGATGGCGAAAAGGATGGAGAGCGTTTCGGCTATAACACGATGACGTATTACGAGCATGAAATTCGTCGTATCGCACGTGTTGCATTTGAGGCTGCCCGTAAGCGCTCTGGCCGCGTTTGCTCTGTAGACAAAGCCAATGTTCTCGATGTTTCCCGTGTTTGGCGTGAGATCGTTATTGATGAGCATAAGAACTATCAGGATGTGGAGTTGTCCCATATGTATGTGGACAACGCTGCCATGCAGTTGGTTCGCGATCCGTCACAGTTTGATGTCGTGGTAACCGGTAACCTGTTTGGCGATATCCTTTCGGATGAAGCTGCCGCAATTACCGGTTCCATCGGTATGCTGCCTTCAGCGTCCCTTGGTGAGTCCAATCCTGGGCTGTACGAGCCTATCCATGGTTCTGCTCCTGATATTGCCGGACAGGACAAGGCCAATCCTTTGGCCACCATCCTTTCGGTTTCCATGATGCTGCGTCACTCTTTCGATATGACGGAAGAAGCGGATTGCATTGAAAGTGCTGTAGAGAAAACCCTTGAGCAGGGTTATCGCACCGGAGATATCTGGCAGGAGGGCGGCAAGTCGGTCGGTTGCGTAGAAATGACGGATGCTGTTCTGGCAAATATGTAG
- a CDS encoding phosphatidylserine decarboxylase family protein has translation MLKPSVGVALEGIPYIVISAFTTLLFAVLGCWFMTMLMLGVTCFVGHFFRDPERVAPEDADAVCSPADGKVIKVTREEDPITGEKRQVIAIFMNVFNVHVNRMPVSGKIEQVRYVPGKFINASFDKAHKDNERNIVVVTGKGNQRFTMVQIAGLIARRIVCWAEPMDKLKRGERFGLIKFGSRVDLYMPDGYVPTVSVGQKVIAGETPLAEKRKA, from the coding sequence ATGTTGAAACCATCTGTTGGCGTCGCCCTTGAGGGCATCCCATATATTGTTATATCCGCTTTCACCACATTGCTGTTTGCGGTTCTTGGTTGCTGGTTCATGACCATGCTCATGCTGGGCGTCACTTGTTTTGTTGGACACTTTTTCCGCGATCCCGAACGCGTAGCTCCTGAAGATGCCGATGCCGTTTGCTCTCCTGCCGACGGTAAAGTCATCAAAGTGACACGTGAAGAAGATCCGATCACCGGCGAAAAACGCCAGGTCATCGCGATCTTCATGAACGTCTTCAATGTTCACGTCAACCGCATGCCTGTTTCGGGAAAAATCGAACAGGTTCGCTATGTCCCCGGCAAGTTTATCAATGCTTCTTTTGATAAGGCGCACAAAGACAACGAACGTAACATTGTTGTTGTCACAGGAAAGGGGAACCAGCGCTTCACCATGGTTCAGATTGCAGGCCTTATCGCCCGTCGTATTGTCTGCTGGGCCGAGCCCATGGACAAACTGAAGCGAGGAGAACGATTCGGTTTGATCAAGTTTGGATCGAGAGTTGACCTTTACATGCCTGATGGTTATGTACCAACTGTCAGCGTCGGACAAAAGGTCATCGCTGGCGAGACTCCTCTGGCGGAGAAGCGTAAGGCTTAA
- the leuC gene encoding 3-isopropylmalate dehydratase large subunit has protein sequence MGHTLAEKILQKHTDQQITEAGQIVQCKVSMVLANDITAPLAIKSFKAMGATKVFDQDKVSLVCDHFTPNKDIDSAEQVKVVREFAEEMGVTHYYECGDVGVEHALLPEKGIVGPGDVVIGADSHTCTYGGLGAFATGMGSTDVGAAMALGETWFKVPPTIKVNITGKPKKFVGAKDYVLNQIGQLGVSGALYKALEYSGDAVDDLSIEGRMTIANMAIEAGGKVGLFPVDQKTLDYAEAAGFSGAETMVADDDAEYERVLNIDVTNMEPQVACPHLPDNVKPVDETSGLKIHQAVIGSCTNGRIEDMREAAAILKGRKVDQRVRCIVLPATPSIWKACMKEGLMEIFMDAGCIVGPPTCGPCLGGHMGILAGGERCIATTNRNFKGRMGSLEAEVFLSNPSVAAASAVAGEIINPAKL, from the coding sequence ATGGGGCATACATTAGCAGAAAAGATCTTGCAAAAGCATACGGATCAGCAAATAACTGAGGCGGGACAGATTGTTCAGTGCAAGGTGTCCATGGTGTTGGCAAACGACATCACCGCACCTTTGGCAATCAAATCATTCAAAGCGATGGGAGCTACCAAGGTCTTTGACCAGGATAAAGTCTCCTTGGTGTGTGATCACTTCACCCCTAATAAAGACATTGATTCCGCTGAGCAGGTCAAGGTTGTTCGCGAGTTTGCTGAAGAGATGGGTGTAACCCACTACTACGAGTGCGGTGACGTCGGCGTCGAGCACGCGCTGTTGCCGGAAAAGGGTATCGTTGGTCCCGGCGATGTCGTCATTGGCGCAGATTCCCACACCTGTACCTATGGTGGATTGGGCGCATTTGCTACCGGCATGGGTTCTACTGATGTCGGTGCAGCCATGGCGCTGGGCGAGACTTGGTTCAAGGTTCCGCCGACCATCAAGGTCAACATCACAGGCAAGCCCAAGAAATTTGTTGGCGCTAAAGACTATGTCTTGAATCAGATCGGTCAACTGGGCGTTTCCGGTGCTTTGTACAAGGCGCTCGAATACTCCGGCGATGCAGTAGACGATCTTTCTATTGAAGGCCGTATGACCATTGCCAACATGGCTATTGAAGCTGGAGGCAAGGTCGGGCTGTTCCCTGTGGATCAGAAGACGCTGGATTATGCCGAAGCTGCCGGGTTCAGCGGTGCCGAAACCATGGTTGCCGATGATGATGCCGAGTACGAGCGCGTGCTGAATATTGATGTTACCAATATGGAGCCACAGGTTGCCTGTCCGCATCTTCCCGACAATGTGAAGCCGGTTGATGAAACTTCCGGTTTGAAGATTCATCAGGCTGTCATAGGTTCCTGTACTAACGGACGCATTGAAGATATGCGCGAGGCCGCAGCAATCCTGAAAGGGCGCAAGGTTGATCAACGCGTTCGTTGTATCGTTCTTCCTGCAACTCCCTCCATCTGGAAAGCGTGCATGAAGGAAGGGCTCATGGAGATCTTCATGGATGCCGGTTGTATTGTCGGTCCGCCGACCTGTGGTCCCTGCCTGGGCGGTCACATGGGTATTCTGGCTGGTGGCGAGCGCTGTATCGCTACGACAAACCGCAATTTCAAAGGTCGCATGGGATCACTTGAAGCAGAAGTATTTCTGTCCAATCCCTCGGTTGCTGCAGCGTCCGCTGTGGCTGGTGAAATCATCAACCCGGCAAAACTGTAG